Part of the Equus caballus isolate H_3958 breed thoroughbred chromosome 5, TB-T2T, whole genome shotgun sequence genome is shown below.
tgcccccaccccaaggcTCTCCCAGCCCTCCTCATCGCCCCCAAAGTGGGCCCCACAGCCTGGTGGATACGTGATGATCTTGTCCAGACCGTAGGGCAGGTGGGTCGTGCGCACCAGGACCGTCACACAGGCGACCAGCACGGCGAGAGTGTATAGACACAGGGACAGGACCAGCAGCAGGTAAAGCCGGTAATTGCGGTGCCCGACACAGTTATTCACCCACCTGCTGTGGTGGTCAAAGTCCTGGGCGAGAGTGAGAGGGGGCGCCCTCCAGATCCTGACCGTGGCCCAGCCTCCAACGCCCCTAAACCTGAGCCAAAATGTCACTATCGCTGGCGTTTCTGTGGTGAGAGCACTTTGGGGCTCTGTGGTTCAAGATCACTTGTCACGAGGCCTCTAGAGACAAGGTGCACCTAGCCTTCTGTGGGACACTTCCTGCTGTACTCTCAGCAGGACCTCTGTTTTGACATCCACTGAATGAGAGTAAGAATGACACAGCCCCCCGCACCCTCCATCCTCTCAGGGTTGTAAGCAGGAGAGAAGACAGCACATTTGTAAACCTTGGCAGGCTATACACAGGAGAGACAAGCTCTCAGAATCCAGAAGATTGTCGGGCCTGGAGCCCCGGAAGAGGACAGGTGAATCTCCCCAGGCCAGATCTGCAGCCCGCCATAGGCCCCCTGGGCATCTAGTGTCAGTGAGGCCTGGGGTAGGACACGGGTGCCTTTCCTCCCCCTGGCCTGACCAGGCCAAGCATAGATGTGGATGCACCTGTGCCTGTCAGCACCTGAGTGGGCAAGGGCCAGCCTCCCAGGACAGCAGCAGGCACAGACGCAGTGACCTGCATGAGTGACCGAGAGTGGCTGGGAGTTACAGCCACCGTTGGCCTTTTGTAGTCCTGGTAGTGTTTTCACGCCTGCCACGGCCACCCGGAGTCAATGGGCCTCTGGGCCCAAGCCGAGttcagggcaggggtgggagagggcaggggggcAGATGAGAGGGGTGCTCACCTCCACACAAATGTTGCACCGGGGGCAGTGGTGGGTCCGGGGCGGGCGGTGGAAGCGGCACTTTGGGCACCACTGCAGGTGGAAGGCCCTGTGGTTCACCCACACCACAGGCATCATCATGGGGTCCAGTTCGTTGGAGCCTGGCGTGGGAAGAGGAttgggcagcagcaggagccctTCCGTCACTCTGctgctggcaggggtgggggcagccccGCAGCATCACAGGGCTCCaggaagggtggggaggaggtgggcatGGGAATCCCCGGTCCCCACTCGGCTGGCTGACAGAACTGGGAGACGCTGGCAGCCCAAGGGAAGGTAATTTGCAGCCAGAGGAGCTCTGTGAGGACGCAGGCCTTCACAACTGGGACTGATGCTTTCAGGAGAGTGTGCAGTGGGAAGGAAGACGAGAACTGAGTGGTTGTCAATacctggcttctctccctggcCTGCCCCGCCCTCCCCTCCAGGGTAACTGGAAACCTCCAGAATTCTCTTTTCCACATCTTGGCGGATTGGGTCAGGAAGCAAAGAAGTAGGGCCCAAGCAGAtgaggaggtgggagaaggggtCTTGAGGCccgggaggggagtggggagcacGTTAGGAATCATGCTTGCAGGCAGGAGCCTTTCGGCTGCTACCTCCTTCTTCCAGGGGCCGAGAACTCACCTTGATGTAGGGTGCCAGGGTCTGACCCATTGAGGGCGATGAGACAGCAGAAGGTGAGCACGAAGAGGGGGCCCAAGATGACGGGATAGACCCACTCGCCGTTCTGCACCAGCCATCTGCAACTGAGACCAGAGCAGGACTCAGCCCTGATCGGCGGGAGGCCCTGAGCTCCCCCCAGGACTCAGTCCACCTGCTCAGGACTCACAGACCTTCAAGCCTGCCATAAATATCCAGGCTAGTGACAGATCCATAGAAGCTCCACCAGATGTCACCCAACACGACCCACCACCACCAGCTCCCAGGGGCACCAAGCACTCTATGCCTCGGTGCCTTTGCACATTCGGGTCCCTCTGGCTAGAATAGCCTCCCTTCCATGACCCCTCTTCTGCACTTCCCCTGCTCCATGTTATCatcatctctcttcctttctgtgtctGTCAGAAACCTGCCGGCCTGTGTGGGAGACTCACGGGAAAGCAAAGAACAGTCCACTCAGGATGAGCAGCATCACTGCACTGAGAGCGGCACACAAGCTCGGGAGCATCCAGGGAAGCAGGCCCTGAGGTTGGCCAGCCCGCAACAGCGGCATGGCGGCACCTCCAGGGCCCACAGGCGCCCTCACCAACACTGGCTCCAGGAGCCCTATCTCCAAAGTGGTCGCTCAAGAGATAGTGAGCGCCCAAGCCACGGCTCAGGGTAGAAGGCACGAGTCCCAGTGTGATGTCACAGAAGCTGAGAATGTGAGCGAGGGGCTCTGCAGCCTATGACCAGCACCTCCAACGGCaacgcccccacccccacttgcTGGGGACGGAGAGGTCCTGCCCCGGCCAGGTGGGCTTCCAGACCCCAGCAGAGTTTCGAAGCACATGGGGAGAAGGGGCTGATTCCAATCGCCCTTTCGGGGGAAGTGCTGATCGAAGCAAACCGTGCTCATTGCTCACTCTGTCTCCagtttttcctttctgctctcaTGAAATTCCCCTTTGGGGTTGGGGCAGTGAAATAATTTCCCAGCTTCCCTCGTTTCCAGGCTTCTCTTGACAAAAGTTTGGTCAACGGGATTTAAGTGGATCTCTGTGGTTTCTAGAAAAGCTTCTAGCTCCCTGATCAAAGGGGAAAGGGACACCGTTGGCACAgctctgttccttcttcctgtcttGAACCTAGATGTGCTGGCCGGGAGTGCCCTCTTGGGCCCATTAGGCAACAAGTCAACATGCTACACAGACACCCTTTGATGACAGTCTTGACACTGCCCCGATCTAGAACTGCCTCCCTCTGAGCTGCTTATGAGGGGACAAAATCACTGCTCCTTTGTGACATGCAGCTGACAGTTGTCATTCGTTTTAGCCACTGAGCACCTGAACCCCTCTGTGTCTGGCAGAGTCCCCCAACTGTGAGTCAGAGCTCCAACAGACCTGTGACTCAGGGGCCACCAGTCAGCTTCAGACCTGCCACCACCACCCGACTATGGGGTCTGTGCTGAGAGGCAGCCCCCGCACACATTTTCAGAACTCTGTGTTGAAACGTAGTGGCCATTTTGAAGGTCTCTTTAATTTCAACATGATTATATTAGCCTTGGACATGGATAAAATCTGTAATCCCAAGATTCCTTCCTTGGTTTCCAAAGTTAGGATGATATTGATACATAGTTTTGGAATGACTGAGTAGAAACATTACTCCTTTATCaatgaatggaggaggcagagctcatGCTGCAAAACAGCTTCTCCTGGAAGAAGCTGAGCTGGGTTCTTACGGGATGTGAAGGGCGCAGGGTCCAAGTCATCGCCCGGGGAGGGGGCATTTGGGGCATGCACAGATCTTCCTTTCTTGCACATGGCACCTTTGGCACACATTTCCTTTGTGCATTGCACCCCATCGCCATGTTGGAACTTTCTGGTTTGGACTGCTTCTCCTGTCTGGCCACCTGGCATTGCTGTGCCCTGGTTCCTATGACCATAACTTAACACCAAAGTGTTAGACGTGGAAATTGTTTTAGGGACTTCCCTGGGTCACAAAATCCCTCCTCTGACTGTGTCCTGCTCCTCATTCTTGAAGGGCAATGGATGAAGTGACATCTTTTGTGACGACTTCCAGCTGACCAGGGGTCCTGTAATAGGGGCCATAGAGAAGTAGAACTTAGCCCCGGCAACTTTTAGATCCATCTGATTGTCATCCAGTTGGCCTCTCAACCTCTCATATCCCGAGTTAATACCATTTGAAATTTCATTAGTTGTTGGCTTACAAAGGAAACCAGCGCATTTAGGACGCAAAGCCCAAAGAGTGGAAGATTCAAAATAGTCCCGAGAGGCCCCAAAGGTGGTAGAAACCAAGTCAGGCTGGGAAGAGCCTGTTGAACCCCATTGCAGATCTGGTTTGTTAGGTCTGGTTGGCCTTTTCCATTTCACCCGCTAGCCTTTCTTTGCAGCCTCGTGGTGCTGCAGACCCAGGCACTCCAGGGACAGTGCGGGTCAGGGTGGGGATAAATATACTCATGAGAGATGACGGAGGAAGGAGTCCCAGCACCTCCATGGGGGTGAAAAGCCAGCCCAGCAAGGACCTGTTCTTGTGTCTCCAGACTAAGAGCTTCAGGTCTGAGAGGGGCTCACAGGAGAAGTCAGGAGGGCTTGGAGTTTCCTCATCAAAGGACTGACACACCCATCCAATTACATTACCTTTagtttgcttctttccctctggatACATAGTTTTACCTTAACTTCAGGAAGAAGCTCAAAAAAATTCCTATCTGATTTTAAAcatcagcttccaatttggccaaatttctgaccATAACTTATCAAATCCTTTCAAAGACCTTGTCAACTTTCAGCTGGGACAAACTGAAATTATTCCTGACAGCATTAAACAACTCCAtatactgttttttttaattttagtttccccttCACTGTTTAAGGgtagcagtttcccagaaaatctctcagtCTTGTTAACCATGGGAGGGCCTCGTATGGGGTCTTCCTTCGAAGGAAGGTAGATTACAGGGGTGTCCGTGGAAGCCATGACTTACTAAGTGAGCTTCTTAAAAGATCTTACCTGACTGGAATGTTCCTTCTAACAACCAACGTGTAAGTTCTGGAGACTCAAAGGAGCCTcaaaatggccactgtaattttaaattatcccgaGTTATCTTGATCCCtagattcttctctttttgtgGTAAGGATCCTTTTGATAGCTGTTTTTGCTGTCAGTCTGACtattttaaagtgagatctccTTTGCCATGATTAGTTACCAATTCCTGAAGGGTGGATTTGTAGGCCCTCACAATATCAGGCAAAGGAAACATttccccagtgagacacaatGTTTATCGCCACAGAATAATTCAAAATACAGTGAGGCATAAGATGTAGTCGTTTCATACAAAGTCCATCCCTCCCAGCCGGTCCTAGTGGAAGAACGTTAGTGTAAAGACAAAGACAGAACAAAAATCCCCACAGCTGTTCTTACCAGCTTCCAACACCCCCTCAGAACCTCCCACTGAGGCATCTTTGCTGTGAGGGCTGGGTGCCCCCAACTGACCTGGGGTGATCAGGCATCCCTGATTCCTCACCCAGTCGGTTCCTCGCCAAGTGGGTACCAGTCCTCAGGAGATGGGCTCCCTCAAGGGGCGGGCAAAACCCTTCCTGGGGAGAGCGGCTCCCTCAGTCTGTTTCTGGGGAGAAGCCCCTCTTCTTGCTCAGTCCTGCGTGTGCGCACACACGCTGTTGTGATGCCAAACAGAAGGTAGACCTTATGTTGGCTCGAAGGAGATCCCCCTTGACTCGAACCAAGCGGCAGAAGACAAAAGACTAAGTGTGGTCACTGGTGCCAGACATAGTAACAGTGGGGAGAGTCCAGTGGTCAAACACCAGGCAGGACAGTCCTGGTTTCCCTCCCGTTTGCAGGCCTCCAACAAGGTGGGTGAGTCAGCCTGGGACAAGCTTCCGCAGCCCACCGCTTCATGTGTTGGGAGCTGAGAGGCCAGAATCAAAGAGAGGAGTCAGAGACTATTCCAATTCTGCCAGTCACCATATTTTCTTACCGAGCCCCAAGGGGCCAGTAACCTACAAGTGGGTCCTTCTGCCCGGAGCCACTGGTGCTAAGAGAGCAAGACCCAGATcggaatagcagagcagaaacgttgttcattgatcaatgaatggagGAGGCCGAGCTGGTGCTCCAAAACACCTTCCCCTAGACTGATATGGAATGGAAGGAATTGAATGGAACAGCCTGAGGAGattaatttgattaaaaacaCAGAGTGAAAGTCCCTCATCAACAGTTGTTGTTGCTTACATTTTCTTGTCTATAGAGACACATTTTTTCTTCATGTCATTCAAATTAAGTGGTTGAAATCAATGTACTAGGAATATTGTCTCATGCttgataaaattatattttaaatactaaagtTTAAAGCTTTAGATTTTCATTTGTGATAATAAAACTGTATATATGCATGCACATTTAAAATTCCTACATATTGACATATATTaaaattgataattttttaaagatatatgtaTCACAGAGGGAAAAATTGTTAGCTTTGAAGAGAAATGATCTTTCGATAACAGTCTGTTTTCAACATGATTCACTaaaaagtcattatttctttCTGCCTGTTCTACCCAATGGTAGAGAGTTATTATCTCACCTAAGTGAAATGAGTAATCTTAATGGGCTCGATCCGCTTACGAGCTTTTTTGCCATTCttggaaatattaaaacaatagaCAATTATAAGCAAATGAATAGAATGATAAGAGATTCCTCACTTCTAAAAACACCTGAAAATGCTGAATGTTTCTTATGTTCCCTTCTGCTGTGCCATGTAAAGGAAAGTTCGTTTGATTAATAACGTGGCCATCACCGTGACCACGCTAATCCTCAGAAACCTGTACTGATGTAGAGCAACAGCTCTTTGATGTTGCTATTTTATGGTACTGAGTCCCAAATTCAGAAGAATCAAATTGACCTTCTGTCTTTTTGGCTGCTGGAGATGGAACAGAAAGCATAAAAGGGCCCTTATTGTATGCTTGCCGGAAAAGAAGACGTTAAAACTGTATTCATATTGATAACTCTTTCCCTATGTAAAACCAAGATTAAATCCTCTTATTTATTCATCAGTTTACCACACCACATGGGTCCAATAATTGAGCACATGAAGAAAATATGAAGCATGTTAATTCCACCTCTATATTCTTAACATTCTTCACAGCTTGAGAGTGCCATGTCATGGGTTATGGGGGTCGGGAGCCAGCCTTCGGTGATTCCTCCCGGGATTCCAGGACTCCAGGGTCTGGGAACAGATGACTTCAGGAACACAGACTGTAGAGCCAGCATTGACGGGATGTGAATTACAACATATGACTGAGGAACACCCATGAGGGAAATCTGAGGGTGGCTACTTCTTTCAGAATTCCTGGCTATTTGTTTCAGAATACTGCTGATCAGTTTTAACGTCTTCTTTTCCGGCAAGCATACAATAAGGGCCCTTTTATGCTTTCTGTTCCATCTCCAAACTTTGACTTTCAGAGGCTATGAACATAACTACGACAATGGTCAAAGATCTGATTATTGGTTCTTAATTTACATCTTTCCTTGATTGACATATTGAACCAAAATTATATGAAAAGAACAATCTAATTTTAAAGAGCAAAAGTACTGGGCCCACCCTATCAGAATCCAGGCACATATAAGAGGTCATATATACTGTCACTGTGAGTCAGAATATGGACAACTGTGAAACATCTTAAAAGCTAATTAATACtaaggaaaactttaaaatgaagCCCTAATAATTGGAATTCAGAGTGGCGCTTTTATACAAATTTGAATTTGGGAATATTCCAGCTGCCCTATGAacattctatgaaacatttacaCTACGTTTTTCAGACAGTGCCACTTCTTAGTGCCCATGACAACTCCATGggaaatataacatttatttaaaactagATACACAGCCCGCACATGATTGTTTTCCCATTCATTAGGAGAATCCACCATGCCACTGTGGTCCCAAGGAGTGGGCCAGGCTTGGATGTGCCACTGAAGCCCGAGCCACCAAGCACAGTGAGCTTAAGAGGAGGCAATGGCAGGTCTATGAACCCGTGTGAACACTTTcccagccagctccagcaccCATTGTACCCCCACAAGTTCCAGCAGAGAGGGTGGGATCAGCAATTCAACTCCTGCTCTCTCCCAGCGGTAGCAGGTGAAATCTGCCAACTGATGCTACCACAAAAGTGCCAGATGAAGATTACTTCATCAAACACCaggagaaactacagcaacaatccagagcagaaagaaaatgacaattctccagaatcCAAGCCTAAAGTAACAGAAATGGACAATCTAAATGACACGGATTAGAAAATAGttgtcataaggaaactcaacgAGTTGCAAGAAAAATCAGAAGGATAGTTCAAtgagttcaaagataaaattaatgagaagatggaatacttcaccaaagggattgaaactatttttaaaaaagcagaaatgctggacatgaagaatacaattaattaaataaaacataatccAGAATGCTTTCAAAATTGAGATGATGTCATGGAGGAAAGACTTAGTGacttagaggatagaaatatagaaatgcttcaggtggaggaggagagacaagtAAGATTCTTAAAAAATGGAGGAATTCTTCGAGAAATATGTGATGTAATttggaaaagcaacataaggactACAGGTATTACAGAGAGaaatgagagggagaaaggagcagagagcttgttcaaagaaataaaagctgacagtttcccaagcctggggaaggaactggacttacaagtccACGAAGGCAATAGAACTCTTAATTAAATCAATGcttaaaagaccttctccaaggcttATAGTCCTCAAACTGGTAAAGTtactgacaaagaaagaatattaagggaagcaaggtagaagaaaataacctacaaagaaacctctatcaggctttcagtgaatttctTGGCCGAAACCTTACCAGTAAGGAGAGAATGGCATGATagattcaaaatactgaaagacaagcAACGTTAAGCCCAGATGACTGGATGCAGTGAAAGTATCCTTCAAATATGTTGGAGAAATAGAagcttccccagataaacaaaagctgagggagttcatcaccactagactgcCCCTAAGAAATGATTAAGCATGCCTTCagacctgaaacaaaaaggccaacatctacaaagctttgagcaacaAGTAAAATAGACAGGCAAAATCAAAAAACTGCAGCTTTCTTTTAGAACAGTAAAGCAAACAGTTATctataaattaaaagataaagggaaggaaagcatcaaaaggaactataaacacttcaacttagtcacaaactcacaacacaaaacagaataatttctgACAACAATAAttcagaagaggaaagggatggaacttaattaagttaatggagataagaagctatcagaaaaggGATGAGCTCATCTATGACATCATTGCTAAAAACcacatggtaatcactaaacaaaacatcagagcagagccacaattcataaagagaaaactgagagagTCTCTACAGAAAAGCACCagaatgaaatggcagtcagaaatacaaaggaagagaaacagtgggAACAtagaataatcagaaaacaagagataaaatctCAGTATTAAGCCCAAATagatcaataatcactctaaatgtaaatggactgaattctccaatcaaaagacacaaagtagctggatggattaaaaatcaaaacccaatgatatgctgcctccaggaaacacatctcagctctaaagacaaacatagactcagagtgaaaggatggaagacgatacttgAAGCAAATGGCAAATTGAAGAAAGccagtgttgccatacttatatccgGCAAAACAGACTTgaacataaaaaagacaatgaaagagagaggagcagtatataatgggAAAaaggactttccaccaagaggacataacacttatgcatatatatgcacctaaacaggagcaccaaagcatataaaaactattaacagacctaaagggagaaattaacagcaacacaatactAGGGaacttcaacaccccacttaaaTTAATGGATaaatcacccagacagaaagtcaacaaggaatagtggatttaaatgaaacacttgatctgatggatttaatagatatatatagagagagaaaattccatcacaaaacagcagaatacacattcttctcaagtgcacatggaacattctcaatgatagaccatatgttgggaaacaaggcaagcctcaataaacttaagaagactgaaatcatatcaggcaTCATTTCCGACCAcgatgctatgaaactagaaatcagctacaagaaaaaagctgggaaagtcacaaatatgtagagacaaaacaacatgctattgaacaaccactGCATCaatgaagtatttaaaaataccttgagacaaaggAAAGTGAAAACGTAACATGTCAATTCTTATGGAATAcagtaaaagcagttctaagaggaaattCAGAGCAACACAGGCCCACttgaagaagcaagaaaaatctgaaataagtaatcttaaagtaCATCtaacagaagtagaaagagaagaacaagtgatgcccaaagtcagcagaatgagggaaataataaaaattacagcagaaataaagaaatggagactaaaatgaaaaaaacaatagaaaggatcaatgaaactaaaagctggttcctggagaagataaaattgacaaactcttagccaggctcacgaaaaaacaaagacagaaggctcaaataaataaaattagaaatgaaagatgagaaattacaatggatagtACAGAAAtccaaaggattataagagaatactatcaaAAACTATATGCTCACCAAGTGAATaacataaaagaaatggataacttcttagactcatacaacctcccaaaactgaatccagaagaaatagagaatctgaatagactaatcccAAGGAAACAGATTGAAGCAGTaataaaaaatttcccaaaaacaaaagtccaggaccagatggcttctccgtagaattctaccaaacattcaaagaagatttaacagctatccttctcaaagtattccaaaaaagtgaagaagacagaatgcttcctaactcattctatgaagccagcatcatcctgataccaaaaccagagaaggacaaaacaaagaaggaaaattacaggccactgTTGCttaggaacatagatgcaaaaatcctccacaaaatactggcaaatcgaatacagcaaactgttaaaaggatcatactccactatcaagtgagatttatacctgTACCTCAACATCttcaaatcaatcagtgtgatacagtaacaaaatgaggggtaaaaatcacatatttcaagagatgcagacaaagcatttgacaagatcccacatccatttatgataaaaactctcaatataATCAGCATacaaggaaaatatctcaacatcataaaggtcatagatgacaaactcacagccaacatcatacatagtggtgaaaaactgaaagacatccccctgagaacaggaagaagtcAAGGGTGTCCAttcttaccactcctattcaacatagtactggagattttggccagagcaattaggcaagacaaaaaaagaaggaacccaaattggaaaggaagaaataaaactcttgctgtttgcagaaaacatgattctatatatagaaaaccctgaagaatccatcagaaaaccattagaaataatcaacaactgtagcaaagttgcagggtacaaaatcaatttatgaaagtcagttccatttctatacactattaatgaattagcagaaagagaagtcaagaatacaatcccatttacaatcgcaacagaataaaatatctaggcatgaatttaaccaaagaggtgaaagacctatacactgaagactataagacattattgaaagaaattgtagaaaatataaagaaatggaaagatactccatgctcatagattagaagaagaaacaaagttgaaatctccatattacctaaagcagtctacagattcaatgcaatcccaatcagaatcccaatgacattcttgatggaaatagaacaaacaatcctcaaatttatatggaacaacaaaagaccttgaaatagccaaagcaatcctgaaaaaaaaaaaaaaacaagaaaactggaggcatcagaatccctgacttcagaatatactacaaagctatagtaatcaaaacagcatgctactggcacaaaaacagaagcaaagactaatggaagagaattgaaagcccaggaacaaaacaagccatctatggacagttactgtttgacaaaggagccaagaatatagcATGGAGAAAAGAacgtatcttcaataaatggtgttgggaaaactggacagccacatgcaaaagaatgaaagtagaccattatcatGCACCATCCACAAAAAATGAACTCATGGCATAGGCAGCCTCTGAACTCACCACGTCCCATGGAggcaacaaatttacaactactcttggaaaaattaccctggtgAGAGAACTGAAAGCTGGATGAAAAGAACCTCTGGAACAAGGGATAGTCctgactgaggtagaagaggtaaaaattcctttctggagggaaaaaaaagccccCTTCGCAAGCTGCAGCACTTCACAGTCAGCCGGGAGCAATCCTAAAGtacgcagccttccctggagaagtgggtgACCTGAGCAGGGGAGCGCTACTGCCATAAGCATCTTTTGGACTCACCACAACTGAGGTGAATGTAATAATATCTGGTTTTGCTGGGTACTACCAACAACGGTGAATACCCTCAGACAAGGTATCAcacacaagggaaaaaaagccagcttttaaagggcccatgcacaaattcaccacTTTTGGATAGCAACGtgaaa
Proteins encoded:
- the LOC100056094 gene encoding palmitoyltransferase ZDHHC19 isoform X1, giving the protein MPLLRAGQPQGLLPWMLPSLCAALSAVMLLILSGLFFAFPCRWLVQNGEWVYPVILGPLFVLTFCCLIALNGSDPGTLHQGSNELDPMMMPVVWVNHRAFHLQWCPKCRFHRPPRTHHCPRCNICVEDFDHHSRWVNNCVGHRNYRLYLLLVLSLCLYTLAVLVACVTVLVRTTHLPYGLDKIITYPPGCGAHFGGDEEGWESLGVGAGGRVQGAAPYLQGSIGVAVPAAGFLVPLFVLLLIKAWSVSKAERSHEGKYQYLYVKNPFDLGCARNWCFTIFAPRGPKYMAEAVGLQRAVGPDWVPMQTLHCSTGPSGPVFQPSPGQGLAPTPKLRVSTHRDGLPQGVEILQISRRQL